From the genome of Bactrocera oleae isolate idBacOlea1 chromosome 2, idBacOlea1, whole genome shotgun sequence, one region includes:
- the LOC106616535 gene encoding uncharacterized protein has product MTTSFVINGTPYDVDLSSLPVDITLNTFLREHAQLTGTKFMCLEGGCGVCICVVRGKHPASGETRTWAVNSCLTLLNTCTDWQITTAEGIGNKRDGYHPIQKRLAKLNGSQCGFCSPAMVMNMYGLLESKGGKVTMDEVENSFGGNICRCTGYRPILDAMKSFAIDSNIGIQGSDDIEDFEFVVCPMAGRQCVNKCYKPLTKLAYENGTYWYWPNTLADVFNALGQVGNEQYMLVAGNTAHGVYRRSPEIRHFIDLHAVPELKRHSIVGEKLTLGANLSLSEAIEIFQKISNRPGFEYCQQLWQHFDLIANVPVRNTGTLAGNISIKKAHPEFPSDVFLSFEALNAQIVIQELSAQPKSMSMLEYLKLPFNKAVIIAFELRAYLKGRFIYHSYKITPRTQNAHAYVNAAFLLDMDVTSWGIANSARICFGGINPDFVHATATEAYLVRQNLFDKEVMAQAFVNLNNEVLPDDVLPEPSPTYRRALACGLFYKTLLKLAPAEKVRAEYRSGADILRRPLSSGIQSFETIEKNYPITQPVQKLDALIQCSGEATYMDDTLTTSNAVHCAFANATRVGAHIEQIDASEALAMSGVIAFYTAKDIPGTNSFCDAAFQYVAEEIFCSGVVKYYDQPLGVVVALTGDIAKRAATKVKVIYSNRPNSRIFPTMTHVFVGQAKERIKERTPSHLRDIQLSDQPDISARGIFEMSGQYHFTMEPQTTVAIPFEDGLQVWSATQWMDQTQCVIAKMLAISANAVQLKVRRLGGAYGAKITRGNQVACAASLAAYKLNRPARFVQSIESMMNSNGKRWGCRSDYEFHIKNNGKIVGFTNTYYEDAGCTTNENPIEDLTPLTARNCYELNDSNSRVFGQAVITDAPSSAWCRAPGSTEGIAMIENMLEHMAFEANLDPADARLVNLRPGNKMVELLPRFLQSTDYQQRRKEIATFNDSNRWVKRGLGLAIMEYPVNLVGQYAATVAIYHVDGTVVIAHGGIEMGQGMNTKIAQVAAHTLGIPLSYVKLEYSDTINGANSEVTGGSLGSESLCFAVRKACDTLNERLRPVKEALGKNASWPKVVAEAWTRTINMIASEHYKQGDMKNYFVYGLALTEIKLDILTGNHLIKRVDLLEDAGESLSPYIDVGQVEGAFVMLLGYWLTEHLVYERQTGRLLTNRTWTYKPPGAKDIPIDFRIELLQKNPNPAGFMRSKTTGEPPACLAVSSIFAVQHALQSARQDAGVQREWVRLGAPTTPETIVLNSGTDTRTFSLE; this is encoded by the exons ATGACTACCAGTTTTGTCATCAATGGTACGCCTTATGACG TTGATTTGAGCAGCTTGCCGGTCGACATAACGCTGAACACCTTCCTGCGCGAGCATGCCCAGCTGACAGGAACGAAATTCATGTGCCTGGAAGGCGGCTGTGGCGTTTGTATCTGCGTTGTCAGAGGCAAGCATCCGGCGAGCGGCGAAACACGCACTTGGGCCGTCAACTCG TGCTTGACTCTGCTGAATACCTGTACGGATTGGCAAATCACCACCGCTGAGGGCATTGGCAACAAACGCGATGGCTATCACCCGATTCAAAAGCGCTTGGCCAAGCTGAATGGCTCTCAGTGTGGCTTTTGCTCGCCGGCCATGGTAATGAATATGTATGGATTGCTTGAATCTAAGGGCGGTAAGGTCACCATGGACGAAGTGGAAAACTCGTTCGGTGGCAACATTTGCCGCTGCACCGGTTATCGGCCGATATTGGATGCAATGAAATCATTTGCCATCGATAGCAATATTGGTATACAGGGCAGCGACGACATTGAAGATTTCGAATTTGTCGTTTGCCCAATGGCGGGTAGGCAATGTGTGAACAAGTGTTACAAGCCCCTAACTAAGCTGGCTTATGAAAATGGCACTTACTGGTATTGGCCGAACACACTTGCCGATGTTTTCAATGCACTGGGTCAAGTGGGCAATGAACAGTATATGTTGGTGGCAGGAAATACCGCACATGGCGTCTACAGACGATCCCCGGAGATCAGACATTTTATCGATTTGCATGCGGTGCCGGAGTTGAAACGACATTCCATTGTAGGCGAAAAACTTACACTAGGCGCCAACTTGAGTCTCAGCGAAGctattgaaatttttcaaaagatttcCAATCGTCCCGGTTTTGAGTATTGTCAGCAGTTGTGGCAACATTTCGACTTGATCGCCAATGTACCTGTGCGCAAT ACAGGAACACTTGCGGGCAATATCAGTATTAAGAAGGCTCATCCGGAGTTCCCCTCCGACGTTTTCCTTTCTTTCGAGGCACTCAATGCGCAGATTGTTATTCAGGAGCTGTCAGCGCAACCGAAGAGCATGTCCATGCTGGAGTATCTGAAATTGCCGTTCAATAAGGCGGTCATTATTGCATTTGAACTGAGAGCATATCTAAAGGGCAGATTCATATATCACTCCTACAAA ATCACACCGCGTACACAAAATGCGCACGCATATGTAAATGCCGCATTTTTGCTCGATATGGACGTGACTTCTTGGGGCATAGCTAACTCCGCGCGCATTTGTTTCGGTGGCATCAATCCTGATTTCGTGCACGCGACTGCCACCGAAGCATACTTAGTAAggcaaaatttatttgacaaggagGTTATGGCCCAGGCATTTGTGAATTTAAATAACGAAGTGCTGCCCGATGATGTATTACCGGAGCCTTCACCGACCTACCGAAGAGCATTGGCATGTGGACTCTTTTACAAAACACTGCTAAAGCTTGCGCCAGCAGAAAAGGTTAGAGCTGAGTATAGAAGTGGAGCGGACATATTAAGGCGGCCACTTTCATCGGGCATACAGAGCTTCGAGACAATAGAGAAAAATTATCCGATCACACAGCCGGTGCAGAAACTCGATG cGTTGATTCAGTGTTCTGGAGAAGCAACATATATGGATGACACACTCACAACTTCAAACGCCGTCCACTGTGCATTCGCCAATGCCACCAGAGTAGGTGCCCACATCGAACAAATCGACGCATCGGAAGCACTGGCTATGTCAGGCGTCATTGCCTTTTACACCGCCAAAGATATACCCGGCACCAATAGTTTTTGTGATGCAGCATTTCAATATGTAGCCGAAGAAATATTCTGCAGTGGTGTTGTTAAATATTACGATCAGCCATTAGGCGTTGTTGTTGCACTGACGGGTGACATTGCCAAACGTGCCGCCACAAAGGTTAAGGTTATTTATAGCAATCGTCCAAACTCACGAATTTTCCCTACTATGACACACGTTTTTGTGGGACAGGCCAAAGAGCGGATCAAAGAAAGGACACCTTCTCACTTGAGAGATATACAACTTTCAGATCAGCCAGATATCTCAGCAAGAGGCATTTTCGAAATGAGTGGGCAATATCATTTTACAATGGAGCCTCAAACCACTGTAGCTATACCCTTTGAAGATGGCCTGCAAGTTTGGAGCGCCACGCAATGGATGGACCAAACACAGTGTGTCATTGCTAAAATGTTGGCGATTTCAGCTAACGCTGTGCAATTAAAGGTGCGCCGACTCGGTGGCGCGTATGGTGCTAAAATCACACGTGGTAACCAAGTCGCTTGTGCGGCCTCTCTAGCTGCCTACAAACTCAACCGACCGGCACGTTTCGTACAGTCCATTGAGTCAATGATGAATTCAAATGGCAAACGTTGGGGTTGCCGTTCCGACTACGAGTTCCATATCAAAAACAATGGTAAGATTGTAGGCTTCACGAATACATATTACGAGGATGCAGGATGTACAACAAATGAGAATCCCATTGAGGATCTTACGCCTTTAACAGCGAGAAATTGTTATGAACTCAACGACTCAAATTCAAGGGTGTTCGGACAGGCAGTCATCACCGATGCACCCAGTTCAGCTTGGTGTCGGGCGCCGGGTTCAACAGAGGGAATAGCAATGATAGAAAACATGTTAGAGCATATGGCATTTGAAGCTAATTTAGATCCCGCGGACGCCCGACTGGTCAACTTAAGGCCGGGGAATAAAATGGTGGAGTTATTACCGCGTTTTCTGCAATCGACAGATTACCAACAGCGCCGAAAAGAAATCGCTACATTCAATGATAGTAATCGTTGGGTTAAACGTGGACTTGGACTGGCCATAATGGAGTATCCTGTCAATTTGGTTGGACAATATGCCGCTACTGTAGCCATATATCATGTGGACGGAACTGTAGTCATAGCACACGGCGGTATCGAAATGGGTCAAG GTATGAACACGAAAATAGCGCAAGTTGCCGCACACACACTTGGCATACCGTTGTCATATGTAAAGCTCGAATACAGCGACACAATCAATGGAGCAAACTCAGAGGTGACAGGTGGTTCATTGGGTAGTGAGAGCCTTTGCTTTGCCGTACGTAAAGCTTGCGATACACTCAATGAGCGCTTGAGACCGGTAAAAGAGGCACTTGGCAAAAACGCTAGTTGGCCAAAAGTAGTGGCCGAAGCCTGGACTCGAACCATAAACATGATTGCCAGCGAACATTATAAACAAGGCGATATGAAGAACTACTTCGTTTATGGTCTAGCATTAACTGAAATTAAGCTGGACATTTTAACCGGCAATCATTTAATTAAACGTGTGGACCTTTTAGAAGATGCTGGTGAAAGTCTAAGCCCTTATATAGATGTTGGACAAGTTGAGGGCGCATTTGTCATGCTGCTTGGTTACTGGTTAACGGAGCACTTGGTGTACGAGCGTCAAACTGGGCGACTGCTAACTAATCGTACCTGGACATACAAGCCACCAGGTGCCAAGGACATACCCATTGACTTTCGCATCGAACTGTTGCAGAAGAATCCCAACCCTGCTGGCTTTATGCGTTCAAAAACTACTGGCGAGCCTCCAGCCTGCCTGGCAGTTAGTTCTATATTTGCTGTACAACATGCTCTACAATCTGCTCGACAAGATGCTGGTGTTCAGCGTGAGTGGGTGCGTTTAGGAGCGCCAACTACGCCAGAGACAATCGTCTTGAATTCCGGCACTGACACGAGAACGTTTTCGTTGGAatag